The DNA sequence TCCCTTTTGCGTTTTGTTGAATGAGGCACAGCTCGAAAACAACAATGCAGAACTTAAAATAACGACGGCACTAATTCGAATTCTTTTCATAATAGATGTATTTGATTTTGATAACGATTTCTGAAATGAAATTCATCCGACAGGCCTATAACTTTGATTGTTTTTATTGGTTGAATATCTGGCCGACAAAAATTCATTTTTATCGATGTAAAGATTGACTGATAAAAACTTATTGTAGTTACATAACTTTTGGGAATAGTTACATAATTCACACAATACAAGAACTGTGAAATATATAACTATTAACCAGAATTATATAACACTTTGATTGCTTAACCTCATCACCTTTGTTCAGTGAAAATTCTTTCACAGTTAGAACTACAAAAATGAATACGACAGAATTTAACGGAAATTGGGAGAAACAAAAAGCTAAGCTAAAACAAAGGTTTGCTATGTTAACCGACAATGATTTATTGCTTCTTGAAGGGAAAAAAGAAGAAATGCTAGGAAGAATTCAGATAAAACTTGGAAAAACAAAAGGAGAATTACAGAGGATTATTTCAGAGTTATAAAAATTTGAACATAAATATAAAACCAAAAACAATTATGAAAAAATTACTTTTACTTGCGTTAATAGTGGCTTTTACTGCTAATCTGTATGCTCAAACATCCGACAAAAAATGGGGAGTTGGTTTGGGAGTTGGTGCTTACGGCACATTAAATAATGGCGAAATCGGCTTAATGCCCGAATTGTATCTTGGAAGATATCTAAGTCAACGATTTGACCTGATGTTAAAAGGTGATATGGGCATTTTTCGTACCAGAATGGAAAATAATCTTGATTTGGCAAATGCATTTCTGAATCTAAGATTAAAACTGTCCGATGAAAGCAAAAATTTACGTCCTTACCTTTTTGCCGGGCCGGGCTATTTGCATGACAATTCTACATCTGCAGTTAACTTTGATCTGGGTCTGGGGGCAAAATACTATATGAGCCAGAATACTGCTTTTTATATGGAAGCAGGATATATCAGAGGTATTGAGTCAACTACCTATGATGGTATAACAGGAAGAGAAAATCTTTGGAAAGCCACCATTGGATTGGAATTTGATCTGGGTAAAACCAAAGATTCTGACATGGATGGTGTTTCAGACAAGAAAGACAACTGTCCCAACACTCCTTCCGGAGTTGCAGTTGATGCTAATGGTTGTCCGATTGATACCGATGGAGATGGTGTAGCCGATTACATCGACGATTGCCCAACAGTTGCCGGACTAACTTCGTTAAAAGGATGTCCTGATGCTGACGGTGATGGTGTTGCTGATAAAGACGACAAATGCCCCGACACTCCCAAAGGATGGAAAGTAGATGCTACCGGATGCCCGCTTGATCAGGATAAAGACGGAGTTGCCGATGCTATTGACAAATGTCCTGATACCCCTGATGGAATTGATATTGACAAAGACGGTTGCCCGGTTGATACCGATGGTGATGGTGTTGCCGATTACCTGGACAAATGCCCAACTGTTGCAGGAACCAAAGAAAATAATGGTTGTCCGGTAATTGAAGAAGCTGAAACTGAAACTACATCTCCTGAAATGACAGTAGAACCTGTTTATTTTGACTATGATAAGTCGAATTATATTTCAGGAGAAAAGAAAAAAATAGACAAACTGGTTAAGATTTTGAAAGCAGATAACAACTTGAAAGTTAATTTAACCGGGAATGCCGACAATAAAGGTACAGCCGAATACAATATGACCCTGACTGAAAAAAGAATCGATTCTGTTGTAAAGACAATTAAATCAGATGGAATCCCGGAGAGTCGCATTTCGAAAGAAAAAGCACTTGGAGAAACAAAACCTGTCGCTAATAACGACACGGACGAAGGTCGTGCGTTGAATCGCAGAGTTACGTTTGAAATAATCAAGGTAAAATAAACAATCACTCACAATTCTAAAAAAAGGTTCATGTCAGTTTACGACACGAACCTTTTTTCATTTCAACTATTCAGAATGTGTGAATTATACAATAGATATCAAAAGTTATGTAACACTTCCGAATCGAATGTTACTCAACTTTGAATCGTTAATCACTTAAAAAATCAAAATGAAAAAAACAGTACAATTCATGGCTTTCTTATCACTGATATTTGGCGTGACGTTAACGTCATGCGGTCCAGGCAAAAAATTAGTAAGTTCAAGAGTCAAAGTTGAAAATCTTCAAATAGACAGTGTTAATACACATAATCAACTAGATAAGTGCAATACATTAGTTAAAAACCTGAATGATGATAAAACTTCATTGCTAAACGATAAAACTTCATTGCAAAATGAAAATATGTCGGTTGCTTATGATTTAAAGGAACTATCTACACAATCGAAAATGACTATTGCCGATCAGGCGAGGCGATTAAAAAGCCTTCAGCTTATAATTCAGGCACAAAAAGATGTGATGTCGAAGCTAAAAAATTCGATCGCTGACGCGTTGATGAATTATCAAACCGACGAGCTTTCGATTTACATTAAAGATGGTAGCGTTTATGTCTCTCTTCAGGAAAAATTGCTATTTAAATCGGGCAGCGATGTAGTTGACCCTAAAGGAAAAGAAGCGCTGAAATCGTTGGCACAGGTTTTAAAAAATACAAATGATATATCCGTATTGATTGAAGGACATACCGACAATATTCCGATTAAGACTAAACTATTTCAGGATAATTGGGACTTGAGCACAGCAAGAGCCACGTCGATTGTACGTATTTTGACCACGGACAATGGCTTTGATCCAAATCGCATTACTGCAAGCGGTAAAAGCGAATTTCACCCGGTAAAAGCAAACGATACCGTTGAAGGCCGTGCCGGAAACCGCCGGACCGAAGTTATTTTATCGCCCGATCTGAAAGAACTGAATAAACTGCTGGATCAATAAGATTGAATAGTGTGAATCATGTAACTCTTCTCTGGAATTGTGTAACACATTCCAGAGCTAAAGAGCTCACTTTTGTGATATGAAAAATAAATCAGCACTTAATATCAATTAAATGAAAACGTTAAAATTACTTGTTATTGGAACCCTGCTCCTTTTTGCAGGTTCAGCAAAAGCACAAATATCGGTACATGTAAACCTCGGAACACCACCGCAATGGGGTCCATCGGGATATTCAGATGTTAGATATTATTATTTGCCAGATGTTGAGGCCTATTATGATGTTCCATCGTCGATGTTTATTTATTACAATGGCGTAACGTGGATTCACCGCAGATCGCTTCCAACTCGCTACAGAAATTACGACCTGTATAATGGGTATAAAGTCCCAATGTCAGACTATCGCGGTGACAGGCCATATAATAATTTTCGCAAGCATAAAATGCAATATGCCAGGGGATATCGCGGTCAGGAGCAACATAACATAGGCCAAAGACCTGAAAGAGAAAACTATAACAATGGAAACTATTCCAGAAACCAATCCAGTCAAAAGGCCAGTCATGGTAATAAGAAAAATGAACGTGGCCATGACAATGGCAAAAGAAAATAGGAAATAAGTTATACCCAAATTTAAAATCAAATCAATGAAAACAAAAGTCTTTACTCTTGCATTACTTTCGCTCTTTCTCATTCTCGGAACCAATCTATCGGCTCAGAATAAAAATTATTCTGAAAATCATGGTGGAACCTTAAACTTGGGTTTGGGTATTGGCGGATATTCAGGATATTACAATTATGTTGGGCATTCTTTGCCAGTTTTTCATATCAACTATGAATTTGACGTAGCTAATAATTTTACTTTAGCACCTTTTATCAGTTTTTCATCTTATAGAAATGGCTACTATTACAGTAATAACAATTATTACTATCATGAAACAATTATTCCAATTGGGGTAAAGGGTACTTATTATTTTGATCAAATATTAAATGCGAATTCCGATTGGGACTTTTACCTGGCTGGTTCATTGGGATTTGCCATTATAAAGTCATCTTGGGACAATGGCTATACTGGAGATAGAAATTATTATACCAATGGGAATCCCTTATTTCTTGATTTGCATATAGGTACCGAATATCACCTGAGCAATAAGGTGGGAATATTCCTTGATCTTTCAACCGGTGTTTCAACCGTTGGTTTGGCAATTCATTAACGGTTCAAAAAATTCACAAGCGTCAAAACGAACCAAAATAAATCAAAATAAATTAATTATCATAATCTCACATCACTTACCGAGACCTATTTAAGTTTTTCGGAGAATAGGTCTCGATATAGTCTCGTTTATTTTGCGAATTGGTGCATATTTTGGCACTTGGGTTAAAATAAAAAGCACTCAAATCATTAAATTTGAGTGCTTTTGGTTCAATTTAGTGTCATTTTTCCGTGACCCATCTGGAGTTTGAACGTGTCCTTATTCCGAGCTGATAATCAATATTTTACAAAGTGCTTACTTCAATAGGTCTCGATATAGTCTCGACTGATATTCAATTCATTACAATGCAAATATACACAAAAAATATTGAAATAGTTGGGTAATGTGGTAGAAAGAGTCCCAGAAACTTTATGACTTCCAGAACTCTAAATGGACTTTTCTAAATTCAGAATTCTATTTCTTGATTATCTTTACCGATTGTTTGTTTATAATTAAGAGATAATGTCCGGAAACTTGCTTGCTAATGTCAACTTCTTCCTGCTTTGAATACGTCGATTTTTTCATAATTAGTTTACCATTATCAGAATATATAGCAATAGTTGACTTTTTCATAATTAGTTTACCATTATCAGAATATATAGCAATAGTTGACTTTTTAGTTTCAGGTAATCCTTCAATCGTAATAATTCCGCTTGTGGGATTTGGGTAAACTTTTATCAAATCACTCATGTAGATAACTTCACTATTAACCGGGAACCCTACCTTCATTATGATAGAATTAGAAACAGCAGTTAATGGATTGGCACAAGGATTATTGGATGTTAGATGACACGATACGATTTGTCCATCCAATAATGTTGATGTGGAATAATTTGGGCTACTATTTCCAACAATAACGCCGTTTATGCTCCATTGAAAACTTGGTGTTGTACCACCATTTACCGGATTGGTTGTAAATGCAACTAACTGCCCCAAGGTAATTATTGAAGCTGGTGTTGCAATAATACTAACACTTGGTATAACAGATGAACTAATGATTACCGATGCACTTCCCTGAGTTCCCCAACCACAACTACTGCTGTATGGCCTAACAACAGTATTTTGGCTATTTGGGGCATTTATCCTTTTCTGTGGACTGACACATTTGATCGACGCCATTATTTCCTGGTGGCCAGCTTATCGGTTAAGTGCTGCTTTGAGATTTATCACCGCAGTTATTTCATGGATCACGGTTGTTGCCAACTCCGATGTCTTTATTTTCAACAGTAAGGTCAGGTAACTTGTAAAATAAATCAGCAGTCCGGTGATGATATTAGCAAATGCCGTTTTATAATTCAACTTATTGTCTTTTCTACCTCTTGCACCCAACAGGGAGATAAGCAGAAAGCCTAAAGCGATGAACTTAGATTTATGAAAACTTCCAAACAATCCTGTGCTGCAAATATTGCCCAGTAAGCGGTCGCTGAGTTGATTGCTCAATCCCCACTCTTGGAAAGCAACGTAACTGTAATAATAAAAATGGATCACTAATATTATAATGCTAATTAGCCTGGTCATATCCAGAATTTTCCTCATCGCCTGTTCGTTCTCCCCTGTCTGGATTGTCATAGTTTTAAGATTTTATTGTCTGTTATTGCTTGCTATTGATTGTTATTCAGATTTTTCCTCCTCCTCTTTTTCCTTTTCCTTTTTAATTGGTAAGGCAGGTAATTTGATGTCTGCTCCGCTTGCATCAAGTTATCCAATAAATTTTCAATTTCTTTGAAAGGTGCAGCAATCTGCATGGCATTTGGATGTGCCTTGGTTTCTGCCTCAGCGGCGTTAGCCTGAAGCTGTAACCCAATAGGTTCCTGAGCTGAATACGAAGGCAACTTCTGCTCAGGAACTGCTTTTTGCTGGCAACGTTCCTGAATGGCTTTTGCACTATACTGTTTCCCTAACGCACTCCCGTTGAATACGCATTTAGTCTGGTGATCAACGTATGTAATTCCATAAATCAAACCTGTATTACTTTTGCGCTGGGCGACATGAATACCCTGTTTTTCCAATGCCTTTATCAATTTATGAAGAGTTACCTTTTCCCTCGTTAATATCATATCAATGGCATTCTTAATCCGTGCTTTGTGTGGCATCCTCTTCGATTCATTTTCCTTAAACTTCTCTTCCAAAAATTTAAGGGTTGGTTGGTTGTAAAACGTACTTGCCTTGATTGGCACGCCAATGGGATTTCCGTCAGCATCCAGTATCCGGTAGAGCAAACCGTTGTGCTGGTATACTCTCGAATTTTCACCACCTCGTTCAGCCATTACATTGTATTGTTTGAGCACAGCATTTAGCTCCGGAAGGTTGGTATAACGGTACTGGCTTAACACCGATTCCAATACATTTTGTATGGCCATTTTGGTCTGGGACTTACCATACAACACCTTAGCAAGTGATACCGGCTTTAGCAGATATTGTTCCTGCTTTCTTTGTGATTCAGCATTAATCAGGCCGAACTCTTTTTCAATGATTTTCCGCGCTGGTTCCGACTTTCGAATACCCAGATGATGCAAGTCAATCCGCTTGCCATCTGCCTCAATATTTGTGGTCACCAAATGAATATGTGGATGCCCTGCATCGTGATGTTGATAGACCAGATAAGGCTGTTTTCCGAAGCCGATTTTATCCATGTAAGTCTCTACGATAGCCATTAACTTTTCCTTCGAGAAATGACTTTCGGAAGGATGAAAATTCAGGGAAATATGAACACTGTTTCGTGTCACATTTTCGTTCAGTTCCAACTGTTTCAAAAGACGGTTCATCTTCATAGTAAGGCTCATTTTATCATGATCAACCGGATAATTTCCTACCCCGATGCACTCCGCCATACCGACCTTCACCTTGTTCTCATTGTAATTGAAAATACGGTGAATGGAGTGTCCCGATTTGATTACTGTAACCATGATTCCGCTATTTTTTGAACATGCTTTTTGATCTCGTCCACCTTGTTGATGAGTGTCTTTTTCTCCACTTCATAAGCGATCAGCCAGCTTCTGAATTCAGTAATCTGGTTAAGCGTATTCAGTCGTTTTACCGCCTGGTTGAAGTTGTTCCCGATGTGGTTCAGCTCTGCTCGTAGTAGAACAATTTCTGCCATAAAGTCATCTACCGA is a window from the Aquipluma nitroreducens genome containing:
- a CDS encoding CsbD family protein — encoded protein: MNTTEFNGNWEKQKAKLKQRFAMLTDNDLLLLEGKKEEMLGRIQIKLGKTKGELQRIISEL
- a CDS encoding relaxase/mobilization nuclease domain-containing protein; the encoded protein is MVTVIKSGHSIHRIFNYNENKVKVGMAECIGVGNYPVDHDKMSLTMKMNRLLKQLELNENVTRNSVHISLNFHPSESHFSKEKLMAIVETYMDKIGFGKQPYLVYQHHDAGHPHIHLVTTNIEADGKRIDLHHLGIRKSEPARKIIEKEFGLINAESQRKQEQYLLKPVSLAKVLYGKSQTKMAIQNVLESVLSQYRYTNLPELNAVLKQYNVMAERGGENSRVYQHNGLLYRILDADGNPIGVPIKASTFYNQPTLKFLEEKFKENESKRMPHKARIKNAIDMILTREKVTLHKLIKALEKQGIHVAQRKSNTGLIYGITYVDHQTKCVFNGSALGKQYSAKAIQERCQQKAVPEQKLPSYSAQEPIGLQLQANAAEAETKAHPNAMQIAAPFKEIENLLDNLMQAEQTSNYLPYQLKRKRKKRRRKNLNNNQ
- a CDS encoding thrombospondin type 3 repeat-containing protein, with the translated sequence MKKLLLLALIVAFTANLYAQTSDKKWGVGLGVGAYGTLNNGEIGLMPELYLGRYLSQRFDLMLKGDMGIFRTRMENNLDLANAFLNLRLKLSDESKNLRPYLFAGPGYLHDNSTSAVNFDLGLGAKYYMSQNTAFYMEAGYIRGIESTTYDGITGRENLWKATIGLEFDLGKTKDSDMDGVSDKKDNCPNTPSGVAVDANGCPIDTDGDGVADYIDDCPTVAGLTSLKGCPDADGDGVADKDDKCPDTPKGWKVDATGCPLDQDKDGVADAIDKCPDTPDGIDIDKDGCPVDTDGDGVADYLDKCPTVAGTKENNGCPVIEEAETETTSPEMTVEPVYFDYDKSNYISGEKKKIDKLVKILKADNNLKVNLTGNADNKGTAEYNMTLTEKRIDSVVKTIKSDGIPESRISKEKALGETKPVANNDTDEGRALNRRVTFEIIKVK
- a CDS encoding T9SS type A sorting domain-containing protein, coding for MASIKCVSPQKRINAPNSQNTVVRPYSSSCGWGTQGSASVIISSSVIPSVSIIATPASIITLGQLVAFTTNPVNGGTTPSFQWSINGVIVGNSSPNYSTSTLLDGQIVSCHLTSNNPCANPLTAVSNSIIMKVGFPVNSEVIYMSDLIKVYPNPTSGIITIEGLPETKKSTIAIYSDNGKLIMKKSTIAIYSDNGKLIMKKSTYSKQEEVDISKQVSGHYLLIINKQSVKIIKK
- a CDS encoding OmpA/MotB family protein; translated protein: MKKTVQFMAFLSLIFGVTLTSCGPGKKLVSSRVKVENLQIDSVNTHNQLDKCNTLVKNLNDDKTSLLNDKTSLQNENMSVAYDLKELSTQSKMTIADQARRLKSLQLIIQAQKDVMSKLKNSIADALMNYQTDELSIYIKDGSVYVSLQEKLLFKSGSDVVDPKGKEALKSLAQVLKNTNDISVLIEGHTDNIPIKTKLFQDNWDLSTARATSIVRILTTDNGFDPNRITASGKSEFHPVKANDTVEGRAGNRRTEVILSPDLKELNKLLDQ
- a CDS encoding plasmid mobilization protein, giving the protein MGRENSNRTRIIGLRLTPEEYVKIERKWKASSCRKLSDYARRKLFDKPMVSTYRNQSVDDFMAEIVLLRAELNHIGNNFNQAVKRLNTLNQITEFRSWLIAYEVEKKTLINKVDEIKKHVQKIAESWLQ